The Triticum aestivum cultivar Chinese Spring chromosome 6D, IWGSC CS RefSeq v2.1, whole genome shotgun sequence genomic sequence GCCTCGAGATCGCAAGGTGAATTTGGCGTCCAGAGATTGGAATTCTTGGCTTTTCAACTACTCTAGATGGGATCTTTTTTAACTGTTCATCCTACTCACGAGACTTGGTTTTAGGTCGTCTAGTTTTCTGAACTCCCGAGTGATATATATATACTGTACGTATTACTCCTTGGAGTTCAGCATCCAGATAATTGGTGCTATGTTGACTTGAGTGGGACTTGGTGTTTGCTTGGCTAAGGCTGGCAGTTTTTATTATAAAAATCGTAGGCCAATTCTGAAGAAATGAGTGGACTTGGTGAATGCACTAATTGTTTGGCCATGTGGAAGATAATTGAACAAGCATTGCTTGATTTGATGAACATCATCAATATTTAGCTAAATcaaatcatgtactccctctgtaaactaatataagatcttttagatcactacttaagtgatctaaaagatcttatattagtagtgatctaaaagatcttatattagtttacagagggagtatcgaCCTAAGATTAATGGAAGCCTGCTAGTATAGTATGGCACGGTTCTTCTCTTTATGCACATGGTAGTGAATAAAGTGGTTGACTCATAGTTCCTCTTGTACATGACATGAGATTAGAGCAAATACTTCACAAGCTGGCTCTACTGGACCTATCAAATAATTATCTGGATCCAAATAAGAGGCCTTCTTCTGAAACTAATATTGAGCATACATCTGGCTTCATCATCAAACCAGGCAACTCGCACAAGCAGGGGCCCATCTTGTGATGGCAGTTAGGAGACCCAAGGTGGCGCGTGAGCTGATACAAAAATGGCAGAATGAACAAACAGAAGTTTCCATGCCACTTAACATTGAGGTAATTATGAAGACTATACACTGCAGATTACTGGTTGGTGAATTGATGGTTCTGAATGTGTTGAGTTTATTATACTGTATGACCTGATTATGTTTCATAACATTTTGTTACTCCTCATTTGACACATGGACATAAATTTAGAGTTTTTGATTTCTGTTGGCTCTAGTTGAGTTCCATGTGAATTTCTAAGCACTACATACCTATGTATATTTTCGCATTTTGCATCCTTAATCAGTTGGAAAGGAAATAGACTATGTTGCAAGTGCATATCTTAATTATTAAGGACATTCCATGATTTTACTGCAGACTATTTGACACTGTTTTGAATATTACTCTGAAGGTAATGGAGCTTGACCTTATCTCCCTTGACTCGGTTGCAAGATTTGCTGATACTTGGAATGCTCGTATGGCACCCCTGCACGTATTGATCAACAATGCTGGCATTTTCACCATAGGAGGTGTGTATGTAACCTGATTCTTTTGATTTTAGCCTTTTAAAATGATCCGACCCATGTGCTGCACAGTGAAGTATTTAAACTGCATCACCTTTCCCTTCCCTGTAGAGCCTCAGTGTTTTACGAAGGATGGATATGAAGAACACATGCAAGTGAACCATCTTGCGCCAGCTTTACTAGCAATGTTGCTTCTACCTTCCCTTATTAGAGGCTCTCCAAGCAGAATTATAAACGTCAATTCAGTTGTGAGTTTTTAATAATTACCAGTCCCTTCTACTAGTAGGTGTATTGTTAAGAACTAATGGCGGATTGTCACCAGGTGCAGTTTTCTATTATTACGACCACCTTCTACAATGTAGATAATCTGATATTTACGCTAATATAAACATTAAGGAAAAAGTCTACTTATTTTAATTTTCGAATCACTGTCCTAATGTCAATTGGGAGTAAGCTATGTTGCAACATTGTGTGTACACTTCCAGCATCTAACAGGCTTGTGTTCGATTTCAGATGCACACAATAGGTTTCGTCGATGCTGAGGATATGAACCTTACATCTGGAAAGCACAAGTACAGAAGTTGGTTGGGATACTCAAATAGCAAGTTAGCACAGGTATGCTAGTCCTGCTTCATTGCAAGTGGAACATCACTGTTTAAGCCTTTTATATGCATGTTGTTTCATGTTACTTTGGTCTGAGTTGTTCTCATTTCACACTCAGGTAAAATTTAGCAGCATATTTCATAAGAGAATTCCTGCAGAGGCTGGTGTCCATACTGTCTGTGCCTCTCCTGGGATTGTCCACACAAATGTTGTGAGTGCCAACCCCCACCCCCGTCTCCAATTTCATTCATATCAGCTTGTCATGTGATCTTATTTTGTTTCAGAAGGTGAAACTGAGAAGTGTGTTTACCTATTTAATGTTGTGTATATTACTCTGCATATGAAGAAGATGAAAACGACAAACATGTCATAAGATGTTTACCGACATGGGAAAACATCTGCATTGTAGAAACATAGAAATGATTAGATAATATTCTCAGCTTAGCAATTGCATACAATGACCGATTAAAAGAAACACACCGACGGTGCATCACAGAATGTATGTCGTGAGAAGATTGGTTCACATCTATTCCGAGTATCATGTCCCCTGCCGTAACAGACAGTTCCTATTGCTAATTCTTATCAATCACGATACAGTTATTGATCATTCTCGTTATGTCTCTTTATCGTGGATATTGACTTAATCGCCCATGGCATGACACAGGCACGGGACCTCCCTAAGATTCTTGTAGCTGGGTATCGTCTCATTCCATACTTCATATTTGATCCTCAAGAAGGCAGGTTCCTCAATCTTTGCTCATCGCCTGCTTGCAGCTAAACAATCTCCACATCTTCTGACATACTTCATTTCCAATCCAATGCAGGTTCAAGAA encodes the following:
- the LOC123143209 gene encoding dehydrogenase/reductase SDR family member FEY, producing MAGDLRHRRAGGADAGEEEGDGGAEAAAKAKAGPPSGGEGAEAAGPGRKEALGWLEWSRGWMGVVGEFFFQRIAASHLANPLELPPLDGVSIIVTGATSGIGLEIARQLAQAGAHLVMAVRRPKVARELIQKWQNEQTEVSMPLNIEVMELDLISLDSVARFADTWNARMAPLHVLINNAGIFTIGEPQCFTKDGYEEHMQVNHLAPALLAMLLLPSLIRGSPSRIINVNSVMHTIGFVDAEDMNLTSGKHKYRSWLGYSNSKLAQVKFSSIFHKRIPAEAGVHTVCASPGIVHTNVARDLPKILVAGYRLIPYFIFDPQEGSRSTLFAASDPQVPEYCETLKSEDWPVCACINYDCNPMNASEEAHNLETSQLVWEKTLEMIGLPSDALEKLIEGEPVQCRYGQQKAE